One Gemmatimonadota bacterium DNA window includes the following coding sequences:
- a CDS encoding rhomboid family intramembrane serine protease codes for MPSSYQTTSRALISSIAQKNCSMYNSPRAMATPETKPSALRLWATRQNAICDAYSGASPSSSTTGQNSSNPMPPPTSMICPGCGYLINTDEKRCPHCGAYNPSLWGVGPALNRLFGGRIDVLTLIPTACIALYAVSLLLDLGAALSMGGGLFGMLSPGNIPLIVLGMTHGEAPWWTVLTATYLHGSLLHILFNVLWIRQLGPEVGQFFGPARYFIIYTVAGAIGFILSNLISGYPTVGASGAIFGLFAAIIVYGRKQKTQMMSLMTRQMWQWAIMLFVLGFLMSGVNNWAHLGGFIGGWIAAQILVSSAEYREGRITILIALICLLLTVLGFVLSILEYFPLLLS; via the coding sequence ATGCCATCCTCTTACCAGACTACATCTCGGGCTCTGATTTCGTCGATCGCGCAAAAAAATTGCTCAATGTACAACTCGCCCCGGGCTATGGCGACACCAGAGACAAAGCCTTCCGCATTGCGGCTATGGGCCACACGTCAGAATGCGATATGCGACGCGTACTCAGGGGCATCTCCCTCATCCTCAACAACTGGTCAAAACTCGAGTAATCCCATGCCACCTCCCACCTCCATGATCTGCCCAGGCTGTGGCTACCTCATCAATACCGATGAGAAAAGATGCCCACATTGCGGCGCTTATAATCCCAGTCTCTGGGGTGTCGGTCCCGCGCTGAACCGACTTTTCGGCGGTCGCATCGACGTCCTCACCCTGATACCCACCGCGTGTATTGCCCTTTACGCAGTCAGTCTATTGCTCGACCTCGGCGCCGCACTGTCTATGGGCGGCGGGCTTTTTGGCATGCTAAGCCCTGGCAATATCCCGCTGATCGTTCTCGGTATGACCCATGGCGAAGCCCCCTGGTGGACCGTGCTCACCGCGACATATCTTCACGGCAGCCTCCTCCACATACTGTTCAACGTCCTGTGGATCCGGCAACTCGGTCCTGAGGTCGGGCAATTCTTCGGTCCGGCGCGCTATTTTATCATCTACACCGTCGCGGGAGCTATCGGCTTCATCCTATCCAATCTCATCTCAGGCTACCCCACCGTAGGCGCTTCAGGGGCTATTTTTGGACTTTTTGCCGCCATCATTGTGTACGGCCGCAAGCAGAAAACGCAGATGATGTCCCTAATGACGCGGCAGATGTGGCAATGGGCCATCATGCTATTTGTCCTGGGCTTTCTCATGAGCGGCGTCAACAACTGGGCGCATCTGGGCGGTTTTATCGGCGGCTGGATCGCAGCGCAAATCCTCGTTTCAAGTGCAGAATACCGCGAAGGACGCATCACCATTCTCATAGCCCTGATCTGTCTTTTGCTCACCGTCCTCGGCTTTGTCCTCTCAATCTTAGAATACTTCCCACTCCTCCTGTCCTGA
- a CDS encoding alanine--glyoxylate aminotransferase family protein has protein sequence MSSALAREIANLRLPALALWAPGPHMLTPAVRRVLQTYQTTYSHRSAAFQACYQKTVDLLREVFQIPRGFTPLIFGHTGSYNWEMVVTNTPCNSATLGMDIGAFSKKWAQIFTSHGRNIDILKAAWGDGICARTWSNAIAKNYDLALLTHNETSTGVMLPVQEMCDTVRNTSPKTLIAIDAVSIAGASDTPIETLRPDYYLWSLQKDFACPTIGSVMIVSDRAFDIAANTPNRGYVLDLIEWRTRAKTAQTPMTVADLTLQCLNARLEEMKREGDQRFKRHQSLAHMQREWARKHGLNLIAKPGYESLTVNAILLPDYISGSDFVDRAKKLLNVQLAPGYGDTRDKAFRIAAMGHTSECDMRRVLRGISLILNNWSKLE, from the coding sequence TTGTCATCAGCTCTTGCCCGAGAAATAGCCAACCTTCGCCTGCCCGCACTTGCCCTTTGGGCACCTGGACCGCACATGCTCACCCCTGCGGTTCGCCGGGTCTTGCAAACATATCAGACGACCTATTCCCACCGATCCGCTGCATTTCAAGCTTGCTATCAAAAAACTGTAGATTTGCTGCGCGAAGTCTTTCAAATTCCACGCGGATTTACGCCGCTCATCTTCGGTCACACCGGCAGCTACAACTGGGAAATGGTCGTCACCAATACGCCCTGCAATAGCGCGACACTGGGCATGGACATCGGTGCTTTTTCCAAAAAATGGGCACAGATCTTCACAAGTCACGGACGCAACATCGACATCTTAAAAGCAGCCTGGGGCGACGGCATCTGCGCTCGGACATGGTCCAATGCCATTGCAAAAAATTACGACCTTGCCCTTTTAACCCACAACGAAACATCTACCGGTGTTATGCTACCCGTACAGGAAATGTGTGACACCGTCCGCAACACATCTCCCAAAACCCTGATTGCCATCGATGCAGTCAGCATAGCAGGGGCATCAGATACGCCGATTGAGACCCTGCGCCCCGACTACTATCTCTGGAGCCTGCAAAAAGATTTCGCGTGCCCTACCATCGGCTCTGTCATGATTGTATCCGACCGCGCGTTTGACATCGCAGCCAACACGCCAAACCGCGGTTATGTCCTCGACTTGATCGAATGGCGAACGCGCGCAAAAACAGCCCAAACCCCCATGACCGTAGCCGACCTGACCCTACAATGTCTGAATGCGCGTCTCGAAGAAATGAAACGAGAAGGCGACCAGCGCTTCAAACGCCACCAGAGCCTCGCCCACATGCAACGCGAATGGGCGAGAAAACATGGCCTGAACCTCATAGCCAAACCGGGATACGAGAGCCTGACCGTAAATGCCATCCTCTTACCAGACTACATCTCGGGCTCTGATTTCGTCGATCGCGCAAAAAAATTGCTCAATGTACAACTCGCCCCGGGCTATGGCGACACCAGAGACAAAGCCTTCCGCATTGCGGCTATGGGCCACACGTCAGAATGCGATATGCGACGCGTACTCAGGGGCATCTCCCTCATCCTCAACAACTGGTCAAAACTCGAGTAA
- a CDS encoding hydantoinase/oxoprolinase family protein produces the protein MVSDEAYTLAIDIGGTFTDVVLREHASGVLSVAKVLTQSPDPSVSVLEGVKEVLDGVSPGAISRAVHGTTLVTNALIERRGAKTGLIATAGFRDALEIGREGRYDIYDLFLKLPEPLVERRLRVEVRERLYARGEVMTPLNEDDVVKACEALREAGVEAVAIVFLHAYVNPDHERRAEEIVRFLMPDAGISVSHRVAAELREFERTSTTVANAYVQPMVEKYLARLEDGLKALGILAPLHIMLSNGGSCSVQTAMRFPVRLVESGPCGGALAAAHYGNRSGYRQILAFDMGGTTAKAILSENGAFPITTESEVARVYRFKRGSGLPLLVPVLDMIEIGAGGGSIAHASELGLPTVGPQSAGADPGPACYARGGQLPTVTDADLLLGYLNAGYFLGGQMDLDVGRAADAVDEFARFIGLDRVRAAQGIHDLVNENMANAARVHAAERGIDLNGYALVATGGAGPVHACGVAMRLGIDRVIVPPAAGVGSAFGLMLAPIAFDYVRSFVSRIAALDREVVNKLYGEMEDEGRALVREAGIDDSEIRVVRTADMRYVGQGHEISVPVPLGEFTESSDGALQAAFDASYKKLYGRLCEGVPVEAIHWRVTVSGPEPEICDVGSFGEVAGDQVSEGQRDVLFSEGKYGTSVYRREELGRRVVLQGPAIVEEVESTTVLPPGWVLQVDDTGNLILIREDVGKARIDE, from the coding sequence ATGGTGAGCGACGAGGCATACACGCTTGCAATAGATATTGGCGGCACATTCACAGATGTTGTGTTGAGAGAACACGCTTCGGGTGTTTTGTCTGTGGCGAAGGTGTTGACGCAGTCTCCAGACCCTTCGGTCAGTGTGCTGGAGGGCGTGAAAGAGGTGCTCGATGGGGTATCGCCAGGCGCGATTTCCCGAGCGGTTCACGGCACGACGCTGGTGACAAACGCGCTGATTGAGCGCAGGGGGGCTAAGACCGGGCTGATTGCGACAGCGGGTTTTCGAGACGCGCTGGAAATCGGGCGCGAAGGACGTTACGATATCTACGATTTGTTTTTAAAATTGCCTGAACCCCTCGTTGAGAGGCGGTTGCGCGTTGAGGTGCGGGAGCGGCTGTACGCGCGTGGCGAGGTGATGACGCCATTAAATGAAGATGATGTGGTCAAAGCCTGCGAGGCGTTGCGCGAAGCCGGGGTGGAGGCGGTCGCCATTGTGTTTTTGCACGCTTATGTCAATCCCGATCACGAGCGTCGTGCAGAGGAGATTGTGCGTTTTCTTATGCCCGATGCAGGCATTTCGGTTTCGCACAGGGTTGCCGCCGAACTTCGAGAATTTGAGCGCACTTCCACGACTGTGGCAAATGCTTATGTGCAGCCTATGGTGGAAAAATATCTCGCGCGTTTGGAAGATGGGTTGAAGGCGCTGGGGATTTTGGCACCGCTGCATATTATGCTGTCAAACGGTGGGTCGTGTTCTGTGCAGACCGCAATGCGTTTTCCCGTGCGTCTCGTAGAATCCGGTCCTTGCGGCGGCGCGCTTGCCGCGGCGCATTACGGCAATCGGTCGGGGTATCGGCAGATTCTCGCATTTGATATGGGGGGCACGACGGCAAAGGCCATTTTGAGCGAAAATGGGGCGTTTCCCATTACGACTGAATCAGAGGTCGCACGGGTTTATCGCTTCAAGCGCGGCAGCGGATTGCCCTTGCTCGTACCCGTGCTCGATATGATCGAGATTGGAGCAGGTGGAGGCAGTATCGCGCATGCGAGTGAATTGGGTTTGCCCACGGTTGGGCCGCAAAGTGCGGGGGCAGATCCCGGTCCTGCCTGTTATGCGCGTGGTGGACAGTTACCCACGGTGACGGATGCCGATCTCTTGTTGGGCTATTTAAATGCCGGGTATTTTTTGGGCGGACAAATGGATCTGGATGTGGGTCGCGCTGCGGATGCGGTCGATGAATTTGCGCGATTTATCGGGCTGGATCGCGTGCGCGCCGCACAGGGTATTCACGATTTGGTGAATGAAAATATGGCCAATGCCGCGCGGGTTCACGCTGCCGAGCGCGGGATTGATTTGAATGGATACGCGCTTGTTGCAACGGGTGGGGCTGGGCCTGTACACGCATGCGGGGTTGCGATGCGATTGGGGATTGACCGGGTGATTGTGCCGCCAGCTGCGGGTGTGGGATCGGCTTTTGGTTTGATGCTCGCGCCGATTGCTTTTGATTATGTGCGGAGTTTTGTGTCGCGGATCGCCGCGTTGGATCGCGAGGTTGTCAATAAGCTCTATGGGGAGATGGAAGACGAAGGCCGTGCGCTTGTGCGAGAGGCGGGGATTGATGATTCTGAGATCCGCGTGGTACGCACGGCAGATATGCGATATGTGGGGCAAGGGCACGAGATAAGCGTTCCCGTACCTTTGGGAGAATTCACAGAAAGTTCCGATGGCGCGCTTCAAGCGGCTTTTGATGCATCGTATAAAAAATTATACGGACGCCTGTGTGAGGGAGTTCCCGTTGAGGCCATCCACTGGCGCGTGACGGTTTCGGGGCCAGAGCCGGAAATTTGCGATGTTGGGTCCTTTGGGGAAGTCGCGGGCGATCAGGTGTCTGAGGGACAGCGCGACGTTCTTTTTTCGGAAGGGAAATACGGGACTTCGGTTTACAGGCGAGAGGAACTTGGAAGAAGGGTTGTTTTGCAAGGTCCCGCTATTGTCGAGGAGGTTGAATCCACTACGGTACTGCCGCCCGGATGGGTGTTGCAGGTCGATGATACGGGTAATCTGATTCTCATCAGGGAGGATGTAGGAAAAGCGCGAATAGACGAATAG
- a CDS encoding hydantoinase B/oxoprolinase family protein, whose amino-acid sequence MTGREIDAVELEVLWNRLISIVNEQAAALMHASFTTVVREAGDLSAGVFDRGGNMLAQAVTGTPGHINTMANCVRHFVKAYPIDTLNPGDSLLTNDPWMGSGHLHDITVVTPVFYRGRGVGWFANTCHAMDIGGRTLGAGARQVYEEGLNIPIMKLFSEGEINRDLIAIVRANVREPDQVVGDLYAQQAGNDVGAVKLLQALEHYDLVDLEGLSELILDRSEAATREAISEIANGVYEDEVKLDGYDRPLVIRAKVIVKDRSLIVDYTGTSPQVDRGINVVYNYTHAYTTYPLKCAVSPHIPNNEGSFRPITVTAPEGCILNAQFPCAVGARHLVGHFLSQPLLGALSQAIPDRVIADGSAGLWNTQLEGIGRTGERFAYIFFSAGGMGARPGDDGISATAFPSGIKGVPAEAIESVSPVIMHRRALIPDSGGAGTFRGGLGQEMVLSVDSDHPTLHSCMYDRTRYAPRGFLGGGDGRRGELFLSDGTVLPPKGRYDLQPGQSVTLRIPGGGGYGSPFERDPKRVVEDVKQERLSHEAARDAYGVAITADLEVDVEETAVLRRKMNG is encoded by the coding sequence ATGACGGGGCGCGAGATCGATGCGGTTGAGCTGGAAGTGCTTTGGAATCGCCTTATTTCTATTGTGAATGAGCAGGCAGCAGCGCTGATGCACGCTTCTTTTACAACGGTGGTGCGCGAGGCCGGTGATTTGTCTGCGGGGGTGTTTGACCGCGGGGGTAACATGTTGGCGCAAGCGGTGACGGGGACGCCGGGGCATATCAATACAATGGCGAATTGCGTGCGGCATTTCGTGAAAGCGTATCCGATTGATACGCTGAACCCCGGCGATAGTTTGCTCACCAATGATCCGTGGATGGGGTCGGGGCATTTGCACGATATTACAGTTGTCACACCGGTTTTTTATCGGGGCAGGGGCGTGGGGTGGTTTGCCAATACTTGCCATGCCATGGATATTGGTGGCCGCACGCTGGGGGCCGGTGCACGTCAGGTGTATGAAGAGGGCCTGAATATCCCGATTATGAAATTGTTTAGCGAGGGAGAGATCAATCGCGATTTGATCGCAATTGTGCGGGCAAATGTGCGCGAGCCAGATCAGGTTGTCGGCGATTTGTACGCGCAGCAGGCAGGGAATGATGTGGGGGCTGTCAAGTTGCTTCAGGCGCTGGAACATTACGATCTCGTGGATCTGGAGGGTTTGTCGGAACTGATTTTGGATCGGTCAGAAGCGGCAACCCGAGAGGCGATTTCGGAGATTGCAAATGGTGTTTATGAGGATGAGGTGAAACTCGATGGGTACGACAGACCGCTGGTTATTCGCGCAAAAGTTATTGTCAAAGATCGCAGTTTGATCGTTGATTATACGGGCACGTCGCCACAGGTCGATCGCGGGATCAATGTGGTGTACAATTACACGCATGCCTATACGACTTATCCCTTGAAATGCGCCGTTAGCCCGCATATTCCCAATAATGAAGGCAGTTTTCGTCCCATAACAGTTACGGCACCCGAGGGATGTATCTTAAATGCACAATTTCCATGTGCTGTGGGCGCGCGGCATCTGGTTGGGCATTTTCTTTCGCAGCCGCTATTGGGAGCGCTTTCTCAGGCGATTCCCGATCGCGTGATTGCCGATGGGTCGGCTGGGCTTTGGAATACGCAGTTGGAGGGGATAGGTCGCACGGGTGAACGCTTTGCGTATATCTTTTTTTCCGCAGGAGGTATGGGTGCGCGTCCCGGCGATGATGGGATTTCGGCGACGGCTTTTCCCAGTGGGATTAAGGGCGTGCCTGCCGAAGCGATTGAGTCCGTGTCGCCCGTGATTATGCACAGGCGCGCGTTGATTCCCGATTCTGGCGGTGCGGGTACTTTTCGGGGTGGTTTGGGGCAGGAGATGGTTTTGTCTGTTGACTCCGATCATCCCACGCTGCATTCGTGTATGTACGATCGCACGCGCTATGCACCGCGCGGTTTTTTGGGGGGAGGCGATGGCAGGCGCGGCGAACTTTTTTTGTCGGATGGCACTGTTCTGCCGCCAAAGGGGCGCTATGACCTCCAACCCGGGCAGTCGGTGACGTTGCGCATTCCGGGCGGTGGGGGCTATGGGTCGCCTTTTGAACGCGATCCCAAAAGGGTGGTGGAGGATGTCAAACAGGAGCGGCTATCGCACGAAGCCGCGCGAGACGCTTATGGCGTGGCGATTACGGCTGATCTCGAGGTAGATGTTGAAGAGACCGCTGTTTTGAGGAGAAAAATGAATGGCTGA
- a CDS encoding ATP-binding cassette domain-containing protein, with protein sequence MAEKSNQTYSPVALWLAWKRIFAFARPYLLRLVLGLVFTAFSSGVWLLIPLGLRSLLDSVFEQGDRQQLDLLALGMLVLFVLQSLLHVGSHYWISWVGERVVTDLRKKVYAHLHLLGLRFYADHRLGELMSRLTNDVGAIRNAATGAISQVLMTGIMTVGSVAAMVALNWRLSLVVFAAAPVAAVGTRYFGQRIRELSRTVQDRLGDTTAIAEEALSAVRVVKAFAREVFEVNRFGKANEDLFRTSRYRVIMEAVFSACIAFLFMLALVVIFWYGGTEVLAGRLSAGDLVAFIFYAMNISRSVMGISRLYASLNSAVGASEHIFELLETRPEIADGEGAFPLADVRGAVAFEDVWFGYQSARPVIKGVSFETLPGQTIALVGASGAGKTTLMNLIPRFYDATSGVVRVDGVDVRDVQIVSLREQIALVSQDVDLFGTSIGENIRYGRLDAADEEVEQAARDANAHDFIVELPDGYGALVGEKGVKLSGGQRQRVAIARALLRDARILLLDEATSSLDSASEAQVQQALERLMAGRTTFIIAHRLSTVQHADCILVLDQGEIAQCGTHEALFDRGGLYRELCDLQFRNMEIGKDKAI encoded by the coding sequence ATGGCTGAAAAAAGTAACCAGACATATTCTCCTGTGGCATTATGGCTGGCGTGGAAGCGCATTTTTGCTTTTGCCCGGCCATACTTGTTGCGGCTCGTTCTGGGGCTGGTATTTACCGCGTTTTCTTCAGGTGTGTGGCTGCTGATTCCGCTGGGCTTGCGGTCGCTTTTGGATTCTGTGTTCGAGCAGGGCGATCGACAGCAGTTGGATTTGCTGGCGCTTGGCATGCTGGTGCTGTTTGTGCTTCAGTCGCTATTGCACGTTGGCAGCCATTACTGGATTTCCTGGGTGGGTGAGCGCGTGGTGACAGATCTGCGAAAGAAGGTTTACGCGCATTTGCACCTTTTGGGGCTTCGCTTTTATGCCGATCACAGGTTGGGCGAACTCATGTCGCGTTTGACCAATGATGTGGGGGCTATCAGAAATGCCGCGACGGGGGCTATTTCGCAGGTTTTGATGACGGGGATTATGACTGTTGGCTCTGTGGCGGCTATGGTTGCTCTCAATTGGCGATTGAGTCTGGTAGTGTTTGCCGCTGCGCCGGTTGCTGCTGTTGGGACGCGCTATTTTGGACAGCGCATCCGCGAATTATCTCGCACGGTGCAGGATCGGTTGGGCGATACGACTGCGATTGCCGAAGAAGCCCTGTCGGCTGTGCGGGTTGTTAAGGCGTTTGCACGCGAAGTTTTTGAGGTGAATCGGTTTGGCAAGGCAAACGAAGATTTGTTTCGCACATCGCGCTATCGCGTGATTATGGAGGCGGTTTTTTCGGCTTGTATTGCATTTCTTTTTATGCTGGCACTGGTGGTAATTTTCTGGTATGGGGGCACGGAGGTGCTGGCCGGGCGCTTGTCGGCGGGCGATCTGGTGGCGTTTATCTTTTACGCGATGAATATTTCCCGGTCTGTGATGGGGATTTCGCGTCTTTATGCGTCCTTAAATTCTGCTGTGGGTGCGTCAGAACACATTTTTGAGTTGCTGGAGACGCGACCGGAGATTGCCGATGGCGAGGGTGCGTTTCCGCTTGCAGATGTTCGCGGTGCCGTGGCGTTTGAAGATGTTTGGTTTGGATACCAGTCCGCCCGCCCGGTAATCAAGGGGGTTTCATTTGAGACCCTGCCTGGGCAAACAATAGCACTTGTGGGGGCGAGCGGCGCGGGTAAGACGACGCTGATGAATCTGATTCCGAGATTTTACGATGCGACCTCTGGGGTTGTGCGTGTGGATGGGGTGGATGTGCGCGATGTGCAGATTGTATCGCTGCGCGAACAGATCGCGCTGGTATCACAGGATGTGGATTTGTTCGGTACTTCCATTGGCGAAAATATCCGATATGGGCGATTGGATGCGGCGGATGAAGAGGTTGAGCAGGCGGCGCGAGATGCGAATGCCCACGATTTTATTGTGGAATTGCCAGATGGATATGGCGCGTTGGTTGGGGAAAAGGGCGTGAAATTGAGTGGGGGACAACGGCAGAGGGTTGCAATTGCGCGTGCTCTGTTGAGAGATGCACGTATTTTGTTGCTGGATGAAGCGACTTCATCGCTGGATTCGGCTTCAGAGGCGCAGGTGCAGCAGGCATTGGAACGGTTGATGGCGGGGCGCACGACATTTATTATTGCACATCGGTTGTCAACAGTACAACATGCGGATTGCATTCTGGTGCTGGATCAAGGGGAGATCGCGCAGTGCGGAACTCATGAGGCTTTGTTTGATAGGGGTGGGCTTTATCGCGAGTTGTGCGATTTGCAATTTCGGAATATGGAGATTGGCAAAGATAAGGCTATCTGA
- a CDS encoding carbohydrate kinase — protein sequence MNTKKSSAPLLIGIDVGTTNIKALIFDPRGREIARAQAKTPTHHPQPEWAYYKPDELWKTVSNVLKDTVAQIDNPANIAGIATASIGETGVPIDRSGNPTGHAIAWFDQRTRPQREQLRKTFDRDELFSLTGLPLQPISSLCKILWIREHQPEAFARTATWLNTADYIAFRLSGIPATDYSLASRTLAFDLHRRQWANDILSELRLSPNLFAPLCNAGTDLGTILPNIARETGLPLHTRICAGGHDHICGALAVGVTEPGTMLNSLGTAEAMCLPISQPLTDPQIGRQNFTIGAHVAPDQYYFLGGLFTSGASIEWFRSLFGEDADYNTLISEASESPPGSLGVGFLPQLRFTNPPHAEAIARGTFIGLTPDANRGTLFRAILEGLSLEMRHIIDASKSHPGVPETKNIVAIGGGIRNQLLMQIKATVLNQPIALAEMDEATALGAAVLAGLGTGVYADITDALHTLDIPLQTIHPIPEQVVHYNRIYNRVHKQIYPAVQDLHHQIDQIQMTTVR from the coding sequence ATGAACACAAAAAAATCCTCCGCCCCTTTACTCATCGGCATCGACGTTGGAACCACCAACATCAAAGCCTTGATCTTTGATCCTCGAGGTCGCGAAATCGCCCGCGCACAGGCCAAAACGCCCACGCATCATCCACAGCCAGAATGGGCGTATTACAAACCCGATGAACTCTGGAAAACCGTGAGCAACGTCCTGAAAGATACTGTTGCACAAATCGACAACCCCGCCAACATCGCGGGCATAGCCACCGCGAGCATTGGAGAAACAGGCGTCCCAATCGACAGAAGCGGAAATCCAACGGGCCATGCAATTGCGTGGTTTGACCAGCGCACCCGCCCGCAACGCGAGCAATTGCGAAAAACCTTTGACCGCGACGAACTCTTCTCGCTTACAGGGCTTCCACTACAACCCATTTCCAGCCTGTGCAAAATCCTCTGGATACGCGAACATCAGCCCGAAGCCTTTGCGCGAACCGCCACCTGGCTCAACACAGCCGATTATATTGCCTTTCGATTATCGGGCATACCCGCCACCGACTATTCCCTCGCCTCTCGCACCCTTGCCTTTGACCTCCATAGGCGGCAATGGGCAAACGATATCCTCAGTGAACTCCGTCTTTCGCCAAATCTCTTCGCACCGCTTTGCAATGCAGGAACAGACCTGGGCACCATTCTTCCCAACATCGCACGCGAAACCGGCCTGCCCCTGCACACGCGAATATGCGCTGGTGGACACGACCATATTTGTGGCGCACTTGCCGTTGGTGTTACAGAACCGGGAACAATGCTCAATTCTCTGGGCACCGCAGAAGCCATGTGCCTGCCCATTTCTCAGCCGCTTACAGACCCGCAAATAGGCCGCCAAAACTTCACCATAGGCGCGCACGTCGCACCCGACCAATATTACTTCCTCGGCGGATTGTTTACAAGCGGAGCGAGCATCGAGTGGTTCCGCAGTTTATTTGGCGAAGACGCAGATTATAACACCTTAATTTCCGAAGCGAGCGAATCGCCCCCCGGTAGTCTGGGTGTTGGCTTTCTCCCACAACTGCGCTTTACCAACCCACCCCATGCAGAAGCCATAGCACGCGGAACATTTATTGGCCTGACCCCCGATGCCAACCGAGGTACGCTCTTTCGCGCAATCCTCGAAGGTCTATCTCTGGAAATGCGCCATATTATCGACGCGTCCAAATCTCATCCCGGCGTGCCCGAAACAAAAAATATTGTCGCAATCGGCGGAGGTATCCGCAACCAACTCCTCATGCAAATCAAAGCCACTGTTCTGAACCAGCCCATCGCCCTCGCTGAAATGGATGAAGCAACAGCCCTGGGCGCGGCAGTACTCGCGGGATTGGGCACAGGTGTTTACGCGGACATCACCGATGCCCTGCACACGCTCGATATCCCCCTGCAGACCATTCACCCCATACCTGAACAGGTCGTCCATTACAACAGAATTTACAACCGCGTACACAAACAAATTTATCCGGCAGTACAAGATCTCCACCACCAGATAGACCAGATCCAGATGACAACGGTCAGATAG